From the genome of Perca fluviatilis chromosome 8, GENO_Pfluv_1.0, whole genome shotgun sequence:
AACAATGAGAGCATaacttgtgttttcttttctctctccggCTGCTTTCCTCTGCTTCTCATTCTCACTATCTGGGCCACAGTGAAGGGACAGACTGACCCTCCCTCAATCCCTATTTGTGAGCTCTATCCCAGCGGAGACTTTCCAAAGGGAGAAGAGTGTGAATATCCACCATCGAAAGACGGGTGTGTGACCTCCACATCGTCCCTCACACTCAGCAGTAGTCTTCCACTGTGTAACATgcctagttttttttatttttatttacgtCTCTCTGCTTTGCACTTATTCATATTTGGACAACATAATGAGGTGCAACGTTTAGTGTGTGGTTTAATTTCCTGTTGGTTTCAAATTCCTTTTTTACAGATCTGAAAAGTATCAACATGGCTTTCACTTGTGCAGAGTTTGTATAAGAGTGCGTCATTTACTCATTACTAGTATTAGAATAATGAGAAAATAATGATTTTCTCCTTTCTGCGGTGTGCCTGTCCACCTCCCGCCAGGCGCAGCGCAGCGTGGCGGACCACCAGTGAAGAGAAGCGGGCGCTGGACAGGGCCAACGAGGAGATGTGGAGTGATTTCAGGCAAGCTGCTGAGGCACATCGGCAGGTCCGCTCGTATGTCAGGAGCTGGATCAAACCAGGGATGACCATGATTGACATCTGGTGAGATATGCACTGAAATATTGTCCCTGAGCCCCTTTTAATGGACTTTAATCTTGGCTGCTCATACCTGCCTGGGCTCATTTGAGACTGGAATTGATATTGTTTCAGCACTTCTTTGAGACAGATGAAAAATGATTAAAGAAAAGCAGAACTGCTTTTGTGGTTTCAACCTCTTCTGGATGCGTTATCTGCCCTGACAACCGTCTCATTGTTCCTGTCATCCATTGTCCCTTTGTGCTGCTTTCTGTTTCTGGCAGTGAGAAGCTGGAGGACTGCTCCAGGAGGCTCATCAAAGAAAACGGGCTGAAGGCAGGCCTGGCCTTCCCCACCGGCTGCTCCATCAACCACTGTGCTGCCCACTACACCCCAAACGCAGGAGACCCCACGGTGCTTCGCTACGACGATGTCTGCAAAATTGACTTTGGAACGCATATCAATGGTAAGAGCTCGCTAATAACTTTTTAAGTGCTTCTGGAGTTCTGCTGTGCCATTTCACACTTGGCATTTATTATAACATGGTGAAATGATGATTACATTATAATTCTTATAAACAGTTCTCGTACGTTAATTAACTGCctcttttttttagattaataCATGCTTTATGTTTCTGCAAAATGATAACCACATAGAAACTGTTGTGAATAACCAAACGTATTGGTCTTTCAGGTCGAATAATAGACTGTGCCTTCACCGTCACTTTCAATCCAAAGTATGACAGGCTACTGGAGGCTGTGAGAGATGCAACTAACACCGGCATTAAGGTAATACAGCTCTTCCCACACCCATACATGGTGCTTCTTTGTACTGCTGGTTACACAAAAAAACCTGACTACTTACCAAGGAAAGAGAATATCATATTCAGAGCAAGTACATTAATATTAGTATCACAATTTATTACAAATAATTTATTACAAATAATGCTTGAGATGATGATTGAGAATTGAGGTTTTTATTAGAATTATAAGGTATAAGTCGAATGCcaaaaagtgaatttaataTGCTGAATATGTGCACAAATACAGGCACTCACTGAAGAACtgtgaaaatataatttatatgttttaaaaatCTGTATAGTGGTACAAATAAATTaccttaaaaaaatgtaaatacttaTACACATTGTGAGCAAGCCCTGTggctaatgaaaacaaaaagaggTACAATATACAGCTTATAAGAACTACAAAGTGTATTGGTACTCAATTAATCAGGAGATAATAAAGTtgcaatataataaataaaaattttttttttttttttttttttcctcggtATACAGATTCACATTCAAGGAACTAATCATTAGATACCAGTATAGCATAGCTACCTGTCAAGTAAAGTATCATGAGTTATTATATAGTCCTTAATTTAGTTATTCAGGAACTACTCTTTGTGTTGAGCAGTTTGTTTCTTATTTGCGTCTTGGTAACTACTCAGGCGTTTGTGTACTTTACTATTCAGTGTTTCTGCACTGCTTATAAATAAGGCACATTACTATCCAGTTTGTGTGTGAGCAGTGTAATGATGTAGAGCATAAACACCTCTCTGTCCCAGTTTGCAGGAATTGATGTGCGCCTGTGCGATGTTGGTGAGACCATTCAGGAGGTCATGGAGTCTTACGAAGTGGATATAGATGGGAAAACTTATCAAGGTAATATAAGGTTGTTTATCATATTTTCTTTCATACACGGGGTCAGCGCTGCTTCCTATTTATTTAACCTCTGTGTGGTGTTCTCTTTATAGTGAAGCCAATCAGGAATCTCAATGGCCACTCTATTGGACAGTACAGGATACACTCAGGGAAGACAGTCCCTATTGTTAAAGGTGGAGAAGCCACAAGGATGGAGGTTTGTGCAGCAGTGAATACTCACTTTCATCTGAGCCAAATGTGTATGTGACTAGATTCTGTAGCACAACAAACAACTCGACAGCCTTTTTTTACTTGAGTGTCTGAAATTAAACCTTTATTAGCTGCTTGACCTTGTGTATAAATAAACCCTTTTTTAATTCTTAAGTGTAAATGGAAGAACATGTGGCTGGTTAGGGTTACGACGGGGTGTGGAGAGGTGTTCCAATTCATTGCTCTAACAGCTTCTTAGTCACCCTCGTCAGCACTTTAATTACACCTTTAATGGAATTACCAGCCTCATCGAAGCTAGCAACACGTGTTAAAACTCTAGCCCCTCATTTCATCATAAGAGCACTGAATTGTGGGCATCCAGAGTTCATTTTAACAGGCTGGTACTTCACCAAGGAGAAACATGGCTTTGCCCTATCTTACATTTCAAGAGACTACACTGAGATCCACACCAGTCTCTTACCCGCATAGCTGCAGTACACGACTGTATTTGGACAGAACTGAGCATTTTAATTGGCAAGATGCTGAGTCAAGCATTTTACCTGATGGTTCCAggagggttgggggggggggttgctgaGATGGCAGCTTTGCGTGTTGTATTTTTAGCTGAAGTGTGTTGGTGTAACAGGGCCATTACCCTCTTTGTGATCAGAGAGTGCACGGCTGGAATGGCAGCTGGGTGTGCCACAGGGCTGCTAGCACTTTGAATGATTATCAGGGAGAGAGGGTGTCGCAGTGTTATCAGCTAATACCACAGGGACTCCAACAACAGCCACGCGCTGATAGAGACACAAAACGCCAATGAAACCCCGCCAATCAACTCGCACGAGGCACTGCTCCACAGAGGACACTACTGTCCTTAATAGACTTCACATGAATATGTGAGCTGCTGTCATCTTGAGGTTTTATTAAATTTACTCTCAGTCCCCCTGGAGTGTTTTTGTCCTTTCAGTAACATCATTCCCACTCAGCACTGCATAAAGGTGCATAGATACAGACTTTTAATAGCAATTCTACATTTTACATCAACAACCAAAGaaagtgtttttgtctttttttgttgcctttcAGGAAGGTGAAGCTTACGCCATTGAAACATTTGGCAGCACAGGAAGAGGTGCAGTCCACGATGACATGGAGTGCTCACATTACATGAAAAACTTCAATGTTGGACACGTACCAATAAGGTTCTGCTGTTTTAATGCCATCCCTGTATTACAATGCAAAATATTGATTCAGGAAAATTATTTATATGTTGATTTGCACCTCATCTTCTGTCTTTCAATCCATAATTCCAGAAATTGAAGTGTGTGAAGAGAGCGTCGTACCTGAATGTTTGTTGACATCTAGAGTCAATCTAAAGTTTGTCTCACTATTGACTCTATGTTGTTACTGTGCTACAGACTTCCAAGGGCTAAACATCTGCTGAATGTGATCAATGAGAACTTTGGCACTTTGGCATTCTGCCGCCGCTGGCTGGACCGCCTCGGCGAGAGCAAGTACCTGATGGCGTTGAAGAATCTGTGTGACCTTGGCATCATAGACCCGTACCCACCTCTCTGCGACATCAAGGGCAGCTACACCGCCCAGTACGAGCACACCATCCTACTCAGGCCCACCTACAAGGAGGTAGTGAGCCGGGGAGATGATTACTAAGCACGCGGCAAGACTCAAGGCGAACCAGGAGCATGACAGCTCAAAGACAACAAGCCTCTGCAGACTGATAGCAATTATGCAATATTTCTCTGACCTAAATTCCCACTGCTTTGAGTACCTTTAGGTAATTATTCTAGCAAGAGCAAAACAACTTGTGTCATAGCAGCAGCTTACTAGTATTTATTTTCCAAAGGATCAAGCCAGTACACAAAGGGCATATCTTGAAGAAATGTAGTGTTGTCATTTTAGTCATATTTTGATGTGCTGCTTTTAGGAAATATGCAAAAGAAATATATGCAATAGTAACatgcaaaaaaaggttttgGCGAACACCTCGCCTAAAAATGCTTTGTTTCATTGCGTTGTTAAGACCTTGTGAGGAACAAATTACTGCAATGAAATGtttatatttctatatttatttGCTCTATTTTAATTTGAGGTAGTTTTATAAGAAATAAATTGTTATAAATCTTGCATCGATTACTGTGTGCATATTTATAAGTGCTTAAGAGTTCAGCATACTTAATTATATTACCAATATCTGATGATGTAAAGGTGTATTTCTCTCTTTTAACCAAAGGAGGGCGGTACTAAAACAAACATCAGTCAGCCACCTGTACTCGTGAAGACGTTACAGTCAAACACTTCAGGCTATTCATAGTCTCGTGTTTTCGCATAATGTCGTCATGGAAGGAAACAGACTTTTCCCAGAAGTATTAAAAATGAGCACACTAATGTGTAGTTTAtgcagtttaaataaaaaaagaacatataGGACACACAAAAATAGCATTACAAATATCACATTCATGCATACCAAAGCACCACTTTGTCCTTTACAAGGAAATCTCCAGCCCCTTTCTCTTATTTTGGTAAAGTCTTTGGGACAAGGACATGTCAgtgatgtcatgtttgaggAATACATCATATATCCTCACAGAGTTTGTCCTCCTTGGAGACAGAGAAACCAGACCTATTCTTAACTGGGCTTGGCTCTAAAATGTCCTGTGGACTCCGGATATGATACACTGTGATGTCAATGAATACCCAGGCTTttaatacatatttattttggGGCCGCAGGAATCACAGGCCAAAAAGAGAAGCATATGTTAAGAGagtgctctctttctctcacacacacacacacacacacacacacacacacacacacacacacacacacacacacacacacacacacacacacacacacacacacacacacacacacacacacacacacacacacacacacacacacacacacacacacacacacacacacacacgtttggaGATGCATGAATCCTCCTCATACAGAAGCAGGTCAGACGAGGACAGCAGAAAATCCTCACAGAATCAAGTCTGACTGAAGTAACCTGACAATGACTAACTCTTGTAACTGAACCAGCTGTGAGAACAAACCCAATCCTGAGTGTTTTAGCCGGTTGCATGTACTCCAGACCAGAGAGGGTGGAGCAGAGTGTGTTTTGCTCTTGTCAGACAGCGGGCGGGCGAGTTTGCCGAAGCCGAGCAGAGCTGTTCAGATTAAGCCGCCTGATtcctttaatgtttttttcatccAGGAGTTACTTGTTCTGACCTGCACAGTCCCAGACTCCCTGCCAAGGACATCAAGCAAATGCACAcatccacactcacacacattctgaCTTCATTCATGATTTATCGGCAATATCTGCAGGACAACAAGGATAATTCAGTCTGTGCCTTTGCAAGACTTAAGAGTAAACAGCTCTCAGTAAAATTTATACTGTAGGACTTGAATGGCTCATCAAGTCTGACAGCAACTTACCCAGGAAATAAAGTGTAATTGAGTATTTAACATGCATTGTTTTATAAATTACCTGGAAAATATAATACAGTAAGACAGGAATGAAATTCCAACATCAGCTTTGTCTTTGTTCAGATGAAAGTCTTTATGGCTTGCTTTGTTTACTTTGACTCTTAAGTGACTGTAGTCTGGCGAGGTTTGTGCTTATTTCTACCACAGCACTGTGGCGTAGTAGCTGTTTCTTGGGGCTGTGGACTCCACAGAAACATTAAATCCCTGTAGTAGGCATGGGGATTTGCTTTCATTTTAGTGTCCAAGCAATGCCTAATTCAAACAGTCCCTCGTTTATTCCGCACACTcctgtacagtatgtcacaGATCATAcctctccatccctctgtcCACTGCAGTTCTTGGTAATGCCCTACCAGCGGCCACAGTCTTTTCCTAGGATGTGGAGGATTTTGCGTCCCAGTGTTGACTTCCATGGTTTAACCAGGCTCTTGGTGTTGATCATCAGTCGGCCGGTCTTCCAGTCCTCATGACCAGCCACTACATACTCAGATCCTGGAGAAGAGAGCAGAGCATAAGCTTTACTACATTTCAACTCTACTAAGAATactaaaatacacaaaacaggagAAAATCACCTTATGTACAAAGAGCCCACATCATTATATAACTATAATAAACCAGTTAAATACTGTGCTGCTAAGGATGGCTTGGATGAATGTTGCCAGAAATGATTATTGTAAGAGTGTTAGATGTGAATAGTCTCATAACAGAGAGGTGGCTCTAATCTTTAAGCTGTAAATGTCCAATTTAAATGACTAATGTTAGGACATTGGCACCCACTCAAAGCCTCCATGAGCAGCGACAAAGATCCTCTATTCAGCACAAAGCTGGCAGATTGTTCACTTAAGAGTCGACTAATTATTATACAGTTTTTTATTCTGGAAGTGGCTGCAGCTGACCTGGATTGAGGATAGGACAGGTACAGCCCTGGGTGGTCCAAGACTCTGGGTAAAGGGTGACGCTTCCCCTCTGGATCTTCATCTGAGGCTTCTGGTACAAGACCTTCTTGACTTTAACCTCTACCTCTGCATGGGAGCCTTTATCGTGAGCTGACATTACCTTCACAACCAGCACTGCCAAGTCAACACAAACAGTCATTCAACAAATTAGCAGTCTACAAACTAGAAAATACAATTTCCACTTCTCAGATTTTCTTTTGCAGCATAGACACATTTCAAAggttaaaggggaactccaaTTTTACACTACCAAATCACTTTACTTGTCATGAGATGAACTATGAGCCCCtgaaaacagttgtataatgtcttgGCCCTGGAGTAGCTTTTCAAGTCTAGGGAAATAACCAAAATGATATCAtcaggattttttttcctcagcCTGGACTTTGGAGACTGCTAATTTTTATATAAATTCTACACTGGGGACATTGCCTTTGAAAGATGTGGGCCCTGTGGGTAAGGGAGAGTCTAATGAAAAAATGCTATCGAGTTGCAACATGGGAATCGGTGATCCAGGCTGTGGACTAAAAGTCAGATATCTTGGCCTCTGCTGCATCAATTTTGCAGCAATTTTGACCTTGAGGTGCAAAgcaaattttctttaaaaaaggtgCCCTATGGAGTTTGCGACCACTAGTAGCTCTGTGGAGCAATGTTTTTGTGAAtgggtcttgttttgtctgtccTGGTGCATGTGCATGAGGATGATAAATGCCCTGCCAATGGTTTCAAACAATTCCACTGATTTACAAGTTGCGGTTATGTACCATGACACGCAGCAATTGGCTTACACAATATTGAATGAATTCCCTCAAATAGCACTTACCATAGTCATATTCTGCAGCACAGAAGAGTTTAGGGCTGCCAAGGGTTACTTCTACACACTCGCATTTcactggaaaaaaatgaaacattatTAAAAAGATTCATATAAATCACTTCATCATGATGTATAGATTTCAAGATCAAAACACCTGCATTTAATCTGTGTGGGCTGAGTGTGCAGTATATTACGTGTGATATGACCTGTGACTCACCAGAGTGGTGCAGTGCAGAGAAAAGCTCCTCTACCCTAAAGAGTGCCGTCTCACTATTATTGCTGCTGTGTCCCATGTGGCCGGCAGCTGTATAGAAGACCTCCACATCTGAGCTGTGCCGCAGAGGTAAAACCAGTCAGAGGCAGGGCTCCACTCAGTGTTAATCATCCAGAATGCACTTCACCTCTACACCGCACATCTCTTAATCCAAGTACAAATACATATGGATAAGGTATTACGTCTTGGCTCTCACCCAGAAATGCAGTCACCGGTGTAGGGGTCACAGTTCCCTGTGCAGTCACATGGACGGCAGCCGTATTCATGAAGCCCCCAGTATCCCAGCATGCAGCTGTCACAGCTGGGGCCTCCGACACCGGGCTTACAAGTGCACTCCCCACTGCTAGGGTTACAGAGCGTGCTACCTCCTGAGAGGACGGAGCCTACAGGGTGGCAGGAACAGGCTGCAGAGGAGAGGGGTGACAGAACAAGAGGACTGCATgttaacatttctgtttataggTCAAACTACGTGTCTCCTTTTCTGGCACAGACCTAGAAGCACTAAGTATACATTATAAGCCTGCATGTATGCAAAGTACAAACACACTtatagaaacacaaacaaacccatTTAGAGTGTACACAGGGAATTCCTGTGGCAATATAAAAGTTAACCGTATTTTATCATCATCCTGTAGCAAGCAACAAGCGGGGAGTATTTACTCAACATGCTTTGAGCAACTGCAGCAACAAACAGTTAATCACACCCTCTCTACGCTGTGAGACCTGCCGCCTGATGGTCCTTTGTGATGACAGATTGATTTTTGTTACATACTTGCTTCATCTGTTTCCAAAAATGGCATGTTTGTTCTTAAAAAAGGCTTCAGCATGCCTGGCAGAAGGGAAAGGGCAAGAATGAGAAAAATGTGCTTGCATGGTCCATGGGAAATTCCTTCATTGTTTGCAATTACAGTCACATTCCAAAACAGCGCGGTCGTCTCCGTCATTCCTGCTAAGGAGCGGACTAGAGTCATCTTACTATCTCATGACTGGGAATGCAGTGGCTCAGAGAGGTGCTGGGGGAAAATGCCCTTATCAAAGAGATCAATCTGCTTTAATCTCAAAAGGGTCAAAAGAAACATCTAATCTCCATTACTGCCCTCAAAATATCAAAGGCTCCCCCTCTTAATTGGAATTCTCTGCTGGCTTTCATCCAAACAGAGTTAtggtttgagaaaaaaaactttaaggGCCTTACCTTTGCAGGAGTCGGGGGCAGTTTTTGGTTGGCCGGGGTCTCTGAAGAAGCCTTTCTTACAGTTCTGGCAGTGACGGCCCTCTGTGTTGTGGTGGCAGTTGTCACACACCCCACCACTCTGCCGTCCTGTCGCCAGCCACCATTCACGACTAAAGTGACAGCTCTTGGCATGACCATTACACTTGCACTCTAGGTTTAGATGGACACGTACAATCAAACACAACGAGACGTTTTTCTTTGCTCAGCTGAACTCTCAAAGCCCTAGTGATAGCAGTGATAAGTCTAACAGTAGCTGACATGAAAAAGAAGAACTGCTCTGTTATTCATCATGCGCGAGTGTCTAAAAGGTTACATGTGATTTATGAGACTAAATTCATTTTCGAGATACGTCTACATGCTGTGTGTCCTACTCTGCATTTGACTCCCTTGCCCCATCACTCACTCTGGCACTCATGCGGTGTTCCTATGATGCCATTGGCAGCCTGCCAGGGTTGGTCATTGTAGAGAGGTGCACAGCGCTCGCAGTGGTCACCTGCTGTGTTGTGTCTGCAGACACACTTGCCATGGACCTGCCAGGCAAACACCACGGACAGAAACTTGTAAATGTGATTGTAACTGTAGGCATCTTTTAATTGTTGACTGTATGTTTTTTACAAGTGCTTCAGGAACATAGCTTAGAGGAAAGTGAgcaagtaataataataaattgaatttatatagcgcttttcatggactcaaagtcgcttaagTAGTACTGCAGCATACATTGTATAGTGTACTACCACTCTGTTGGATTAATGTGTATTTGAAGAGTTTTCATTGTATTCTTCTTAAACTCTTAATTGTTTTAAGATGTGTATTACCCTGGGCAGGTTGGATGGTTAACCACACCTGTCATCATAGATCCTGTCATCAGCTTATTGATGTATATATGTGGAgaccattttaaaacattttggccTGACAAAGATCCGAATGAGATCGAAACATTATCCATTTAAATAAGTTTGTGGTCTGTGGTCAGTTTGCAGGTGTTACTTTTTTCATTGAGCCTGATTTCCAGCAGCCTTGCACCTACGGTACATGTAATGTGCGTAATACTTCTTAAGTATTGCAACTAGAGATGGGCCGTATCGGTACCGGCTCCGATACtacctaaaacgctggtatcggtatcgggaagtactggaatttatgcaccgatccgataccacgtaataaagccctaaagaaaatctacattaaagtagtttatttaggttctttttccgttataactgactgtcaaactggataataaaagaaagttctgtggcattcattgtt
Proteins encoded in this window:
- the LOC120563852 gene encoding methionine aminopeptidase 2-like; the encoded protein is MAELQLQHEVEPQLLNGDDLNEEREDADASESVKKKRRKKKRNKTTAPAGTSQAERDGEAGGVGDVTKQLEQQTLEDKEREEDGEEDGDEGENSAGKKKKKKKKKKGLKGQTDPPSIPICELYPSGDFPKGEECEYPPSKDGSEKRSAAWRTTSEEKRALDRANEEMWSDFRQAAEAHRQVRSYVRSWIKPGMTMIDICEKLEDCSRRLIKENGLKAGLAFPTGCSINHCAAHYTPNAGDPTVLRYDDVCKIDFGTHINGRIIDCAFTVTFNPKYDRLLEAVRDATNTGIKFAGIDVRLCDVGETIQEVMESYEVDIDGKTYQVKPIRNLNGHSIGQYRIHSGKTVPIVKGGEATRMEEGEAYAIETFGSTGRGAVHDDMECSHYMKNFNVGHVPIRLPRAKHLLNVINENFGTLAFCRRWLDRLGESKYLMALKNLCDLGIIDPYPPLCDIKGSYTAQYEHTILLRPTYKEVVSRGDDY
- the LOC120563851 gene encoding netrin-4-like isoform X2, coding for MRLWTLLVIIPVCASSPLSAETSKSKGPAAVESRCSGRACNPLMGNLAQGRVLRTQSVCGSNSSEPYCVYKESASPRSRESCSAAKCSKCNSALPSQAHPPSAMSDSTFRYPDTWWQSAEGVKEETLQLDLETEFLLTHLILVFRSPRPAAMVLERSQDHGHTWRASRYFARDCEEVFGLSEGSPIGESGATCTSKYSGASPCTRGEVIYRALSPWHSVDPYGPAAQDQLMITNLRVRLLQRQQCPCQAKHPGAAVLPTDHYAIYDFIVKGSCLCNGHADNCVPAGGYQSSQQKTDNMVHGKCVCRHNTAGDHCERCAPLYNDQPWQAANGIIGTPHECQKCKCNGHAKSCHFSREWWLATGRQSGGVCDNCHHNTEGRHCQNCKKGFFRDPGQPKTAPDSCKACSCHPVGSVLSGGSTLCNPSSGECTCKPGVGGPSCDSCMLGYWGLHEYGCRPCDCTGNCDPYTGDCISGSDVEVFYTAAGHMGHSSNNSETALFRVEELFSALHHSVKCECVEVTLGSPKLFCAAEYDYVLVVKVMSAHDKGSHAEVEVKVKKVLYQKPQMKIQRGSVTLYPESWTTQGCTCPILNPGSEYVVAGHEDWKTGRLMINTKSLVKPWKSTLGRKILHILGKDCGRW
- the LOC120563851 gene encoding netrin-4-like isoform X1; this translates as MRLWTLLVIIPVCASSPLSAETSKSKGPAAVESRCSGRACNPLMGNLAQGRVLRTQSVCGSNSSEPYCVYKESASPRSRESCSAAKCSKCNSALPSQAHPPSAMSDSTFRYPDTWWQSAEGVKEETLQLDLETEFLLTHLILVFRSPRPAAMVLERSQDHGHTWRASRYFARDCEEVFGLSEGSPIGESGATCTSKYSGASPCTRGEVIYRALSPWHSVDPYGPAAQDQLMITNLRVRLLQRQQCPCQAKHPGAAVLPTDHYAIYDFIVKGSCLCNGHADNCVPAGGYQSSQQKTDNMVHGKCVCRHNTAGDHCERCAPLYNDQPWQAANGIIGTPHECQKCKCNGHAKSCHFSREWWLATGRQSGGVCDNCHHNTEGRHCQNCKKGFFRDPGQPKTAPDSCKGMLKPFLRTNMPFLETDEATCSCHPVGSVLSGGSTLCNPSSGECTCKPGVGGPSCDSCMLGYWGLHEYGCRPCDCTGNCDPYTGDCISGSDVEVFYTAAGHMGHSSNNSETALFRVEELFSALHHSVKCECVEVTLGSPKLFCAAEYDYVLVVKVMSAHDKGSHAEVEVKVKKVLYQKPQMKIQRGSVTLYPESWTTQGCTCPILNPGSEYVVAGHEDWKTGRLMINTKSLVKPWKSTLGRKILHILGKDCGRW